In Quercus lobata isolate SW786 chromosome 12, ValleyOak3.0 Primary Assembly, whole genome shotgun sequence, a genomic segment contains:
- the LOC115972146 gene encoding uncharacterized protein LOC115972146, with translation MVRGRDACWEHCMLIDATRQKVRCNYCQREFSGGVYRMKFHLAQIKNKDIVPCTEVPADVRDHIQSILSTPKKHKTSKKRKVDQAAAANGQQNSSSGSGGFHPNHGSSGQNGSTCPSLLFPPPSPSGQPAVDDAQKQKQDVADKRIAVFFFHNSIPLSAAKSMYYQEMVNAIAECGVGYNAPSYEKLRSTLLEKVKGDIHDCYKKYRDEWKETGCTILCDSWSDGRTKSIIVFSVTCPKGTLFLKSVDVSGHEGDGSYLFELLECVLLEVGVENVVQVITNTPDSYFNAGRRLMGKYSSLFWSPCASYCIDKMLEDIAKQERVATVLEEAKSITRYIYSNAWALSMMRKFTGGRELFRPRITRFVTNFLTLRSIVIQEDNLKHMFSQKEWLSSICSKRPDAQAVRSLLYLDRFWKYAHEAVRISEPLIKILRIVDGDMPAMGYIYEGIERAKVEVKAYYKGSEENYMPIWNIIDERWNMQLHSSLHAAAAFLNPSIFYNPYFKIDLSIRNGFQEAMLKMATMDSDKMEITKEHPIYINAQGALGTDFAIMGRTLNAPGDWWAGYGYEIPTLQRAAIRILSQPCSSHWCRWNWSTFESMHTKTRNRMELEKFNDLVFVHCNLWLQAVCQNRDGKCKPIIFDEIDVSSEWPTESESSAPLLDDSWLDNMPLECRGTP, from the exons ATGGTTCGGGGAAGAGATGCCTGTTGGGAACATTGCATGCTTATTGATGCAACCAGACAGAAGGTTAGGTGTAATTATTGTCAGCGGGAGTTCAGTGGGGGCGTATACAGGATGAAGTTTCACTTAGCTCAAATAAAGAACAAAGATATAGTCCCCTGTACTGAAGTACCAGCTGATGTGCGGGACCATATCCAAAGTATATTAAGCACTCCCAAGAAACATAAGACTTCCAAGAAAAGAAAGGTGGATCAGGCAGCGGCAGCCAATGGTCAACAAAATAGCTCTTCTGGTAGTGGCGGCTTCCATCCTAACCATGGATCTAGTGGACAGAATGGAAGCACCTGCCCATCTTTGTTATTTCCACCCCCTTCACCGAGTGGACAGCCTGCAGTAGATGATGCTCAAAAGCAAAAACAGGATGTTGCCGACAAAAGAATTGCTGTTTTTTTCTTCCACAATTCTATTCCTCTCAGTGCTGCTAAATCCATGTATTATCAGGAAATGGTAAATGCTATAGCAGAGTGTGGGGTTGGCTACAATGCCCCAAGTTATGAAAAATTGAGATCTACTCTTTTGGAGAAAGTGAAAGGTGATATACATGACTGTTACAAGAAATATAGAGATGAGTGGAAAGAAACAGGCTGTACAATCTTGTGTGATAGCTGGTCTGATGGTAGAACTAAATcaattatagtattttcagttacATGCCCCAAGGGGACACTTTTTTTGAAGTCAGTTGATGTATCAGGTCATGAAGGTGATGGTTCTTACTTGTTCGAGTTACTAGAGTGTGTTCTTCTGGAAGTTGGTGTGGAAAATGTTGTTCAAGTTATAACAAATACCCCAGACAGTTATTTTAATGCAGGAAGACGTCTTATGGGCAAATACAGTTCATTGTTTTGGTCTCCCTGTGCTTCTTACTGTATAGATAAGATGTTGGAAGACATTGCTAAACAAGAGAGGGTGGCTACAGTCTTGGAGGAGGCAAAGAGCATCACAAGGTACATATATAGTAATGCATGGGCATTGAGTATGATGAGAAAATTCACTGGTGGAAGGGAGTTGTTTAGGCCAAGAATTACTAGATTTGTGACTAATTTCCTCACATTGAGGTCCATTGTTATTCAGGAGGACAATTTGAAGCACATGTTTTCTCAAAAAGAGTGGTTGTCCTCCATTTGTAGTAAACGTCCTGATGCACAAGCTGTGAGGTCGTTGCTGTATTTAGATAGATTTTGGAAGTATGCACATGAAGCTGTAAGAATTTCTGAAccactaattaaaattttacgtATTGTTGATGGGGACATGCCTGCTATGGGCTATATATATGAAGGAATAGAGAGGGCAAAGGTAGAGGTCAAGGCATATTATAAGGGAAGTGAAGAGAACTACATGCCAATTTGGAATATAATTGATGAGAGATGGAATATGCAGCTTCACTCGTCCTTACATGCTGCAGCAGCTTTCCTTAACCCTTCCATTTTCTACAACCCATATTTTAAGATTGATTTAAGTATAAGGAATGGGTTTCAAGAAGCGATGTTAAAGATGGCTACAATGGATAGCGATAAAATGGAGATCACTAAAGAACATCCTATATACATCAATGCACAAGGTGCTCTTGGGACTGATTTTGCTATCATGGGAAGGACACTGAATGCCCCAG GTGATTGGTGGGCCGGATATGGTTATGAGATCCCAACGCTCCAGAGAGCTGCAATACGGATACTGAGCCAACCTTGCAGTTCCCATTGGTGTAGATGGAACTGGAGCACTTTTGAGAGCATGCATACCAAGACACGGAACAGAATGGAGCTGGAAAAATTCAATGATTTGGTTTTTGTGCACTGCAATCTTTGGTTACAAGCCGTCTGTCAAAATAGGGATGGAAAATGTAAACCCATTATATTTGACGAAATAGATGTTAGTTCTGAATGGCCCACTGAGTCGGAATCCTCAGCTCCACTTTTGGATGATTCATGGCTGGACAATATGCCCCTCGAATGCAGGGGTACCCCTTGA